In Salmo salar chromosome ssa14, Ssal_v3.1, whole genome shotgun sequence, the sequence aaaaccctaaccttaacccctgccctaaccttaaccataacccttacctagccctaaccttaacccttaccttaacctttttaaatgtcaacttcaatggggtaggggCGTCCCAAGGATCCATAGAGCACGCACCCAAGTTAAGATACTATTACCTTTGAACATATAGCAGCAACCTTAGTACAACCTAGCAACTGCTTCAAGAGGTTTGGACCTCTTGGAATAATGGTTAAGGTGTTGAACTGATGGTCAGAGTCCCTGGCAGGTTACCCCCGAATTTGCCACATTGGTGTTATGAGTAGGATGGCACTCCAGTGCAGCCTAAACATTTTTTATGAATATCCAATCAAGTTTAATATttcacacaatacattttttatgaAATGGTTCCAAACACACAGGCTCTACCCTTGCTGTTGAAAAATATAGTTTTTTAAAACTTATTTGAGTAACTTCAGGATAGCTGTTTTGATTAGACCATCTCACATCAAACTACTGCTCATTTATCAATGGACAGTTAACACGTCATTGACTAAAGGATGGCTGTGACTGAATGAAGTACAGTTAGCATGGGTAACCCCATGCAGTCTTAGGCTACGCACCTTTCCCAGTTGGCCCAATGTCAAATGTTTCTCTATAAGCACAGAGGGGTAGCTAGGAACGCCATGTTTAAGGCATAGCCATGACAGCAAGGTAATGGTCATGACAGAGGTGATAAAGAATAATCTTTTCAAAATCTATTGTGCATTTATAATGCTGAGCCCCCACTAGATGGAGTTTGAAATAGCTCACAATTTCTGCCCTTGACACTTGCCCTGACCCATCTAAAGAGCATTCCATGCTACTGCACTTAAACCCTTAACCCCTGTAATGCCCTCAAGAGAGTTATCTTAACCTACATTTCCTACACTAACTGGCTAGAAGCTGGATATGTTTGTATCCCTCTATTACTCTGTAGTGATAGCAGCCCTAATAATAATGcaggaaaaaatatataatgcaGGGAAAAAGCTTGCAGTTTGTtattggccatgtactcttataatctccactgggcacagtcagaagaggactggccacccctcagatgctggttcccctctaggtttcttcctaggttacgGCTTTTCTACAGAGTTTTTTCTAGCCAccttgcttctacatctgcattgcttgttctttggggttttagcctgggtttctgtataagcatttTGTGACATAAGCtgttgtaaaaagggctttataaataaatgtgatcgATTGATTGTAATATTATTGTGGCAAATGTGACATCAAACAAACATgatgacaaaacaaaaaacatattAAAGTACTCAAAAAGCCTGTAAAAGAGATTTGGATATTCATTCAATGAGATCCAATTTGCGAATATGAGTTGTATATGTGGtacatactgccacctgctggtcagagCCATATATAATCTATGGCACTGCTTACATTGTTGAATGTTGTTCCTTATTCTGTAGTTCATTATGCCATCTACGACATTATAGCATGCTCTCCTTGACCAGATATTATGTCCACTTAATCTATGAATGCCAATGTGATCCTGTCGATCATGATCTTCAAGGTAATTTCTTCTTTTATTGCAGTTTAAAGTACCTGTCATGGTTCAATACATGCTGTTACTTTATTGCCATTAGATTGAAGCAGAGTAAAAATTCTAGCCATAATCTTGATGTTGCTAAAATAATTTGCTTCATTTGATGTGAttcctttttttttaaagattataaaatgtattatttgcaAGTGATGAATCATATCATAAACACTGATACATTGAAAAACACATTTGGTAATATTTTGAATTGATTTACTTTATTTTATTCATTCATTTGCTAATTGAAATATTTACACACTGATCAAACACTAACACAAATGTAGATACTCCTTGCTGGCCTGGCTGCACTAATACCCTCTAAAGATCAGTTGATCATAGCAAATGTATAGGGtcaggctacatacagtatatggctATTTACAAGTACACATCCTTTAGTGCTTTTGGTCCTTCATACCTTATGTTGGACCATGTGATCATGCATTACACTTGAAGTATTCTACAAAATTCACAATATCACTGCTATAACCTATCTATTTCACTTTGACATAATACATTCATTTGTTGtttcaaaaataaaaaaggaTTAACATATTGATAGGCTACTACTGATTGATGATTTGAACTTTTGTCAGTATTGTGGGTTTCCAAAAACATTGCAATGAAATCAGATTTgttttaatttgatttgagaaaccaagatGACATCCAAGCCTTTTTATGCTGCTAGACAGTATGTGGTCTGCACTTTGTCAGTATTGTGCTATTTTCAGGCCAATATAAATACAATGTTGAAATTGCTCCTGCTACCAAACTTAAGAATTCAATGCCAAACATATTCAAAGCAAAATGCCAAGCTAATTCAACAAAACAACTTATATTTAAAACACCTCTGCCATGTCAGAAAGCATGGAGTTGTTTACAATATGTGCCACCTCACTTATCAACAACACCCTAAATACTTGTCTTTCTAGGAAGGAACCCTCCATTGGAGCATAGGAGGGAGTGGATGGAAAAGCAAACAGCAGAGGGATGGCAATGAGTAGGCGCACAGGTCAAAAGTCTAAACCGCCTCAAGAGAACAAAAGCACAAGCTGGAACCATGTTAACCACGGAACACTGGTCAGTCTCGGACTGATGATGTAAACACACGTCTTCACAGTGGGGCTCATCAGGTTTCTGTGGGGTCGCTGTTTCTGTGACCCTCGTCTCAGGTCGATGATGTAGCTAAGTCCATTTGGCTCCATATCAAGGTCATAAGGTTTCTATGGATTTATTTGGGCCAATACAGTCCACATTTTTACTCTAAGCTTTCCGCCTCCAAGAGCCAATGGGTGACTGAGGCCTTAAGTTGACTGTAACCGAATACAATACAACCTCATCTTCAACAATCAGACTCCTCCATAATCTCCATGACCACGGTTCGTTTTCCAGTTAGGATGAGGTTCCTGACCATCTTGTAGTCCAGAGACAGGACGTTCAGACCATTGACAGAGACCACAAACTGGCGCACCTGGAAAACAGACTTTGGTCAAATATTGTACGTACTGAAGATAATTTATGAGAGTTGCATACAGCAGAGGAAGACGTTGATTGCGTGCCCATCTAACAATATTGATTTGACAAAGCTATCAACCTGGAGGCATTGTAGCTGCTCTTTACACTACATGTCCCACAATGCCATGGTACTCACCTTCactcctactgctgctgcaggCCCACTGGGGTCCACTGCCTGGATGTGACATGGCCTACTCCCCCTGACCACAAATCCCCATCCAACCGCATCACCCACAATCTGGAGATAGATTGATCACATTACTTAAAAAGAAAATAGTCAGTAAAATCACAAATATAATGTACTCATGAAAAATGTTATGGATTTGAATGATATTTGGTTGAGTTTCATGCTTTTTGCATAAGAGATAACACTGTGGTAACGAACTGTAAACGTCCTCTTTATGTATGGGCCTCCTGGTCTCTGCAGCTCCTCTGGACTCACTTGTCTCTTCAGCACTGTCAATGGAGCAAACACATAATTAGCAGGTTCTCAGTGTAATCATGAACAGTGGTGTTTATATTGaatctgtacagtagagaggacgTGATACAGCTTTAGATGAAGACCAAAGAGACTCATACCTGATTTGGGGTTTGACAGCACAGGTGAGGTAGGGGTAAGCGTGGGGCCTCTGTTATAATACCCACTGTTGCCACTACTAAGACTGTTATCACGCACCCCAGACACCATCTTTCTTTCCTTGGATGGAGTGACTGATAGGAGAAGAAGAATATATAGAGACATCGCACGGAGAGAACATAGACATGTTGTATAATTGAGAGTGATTGACAAAGTGTACTGAGAGGAAAAAGCACTAATAACAAAAGGAAGACATGTTATTCATTCTGAaatttcacacacacattcagaacgGTTTCTGTGCTGTAGTATCTACAGTagaacacatcaaacacacaccacatagcCCCTTGCCTCCCATTTCATATCTGAGTGTTTTGAAAGAACTCAGCGTCTGCTGTTAACCAAATATAGCCACACAATGTGCTGTATCAACACTCCCTGACCTGATTGGTATCAAAATAACACTTCCTGACAAGCTAATATTTATGTACCAGCCTATCCATGTAGCTATGGATACTGCACTTAGCTACATAACAATCACCAGCATACCATTATGATGGCACATCAAATAAAGGTAGAATTCACCCCCAGTCAAACTCAATGCAATAATGCTTTCATCTATGTTCTGTATCTCTTCTAATTTATAGTTGAATATAATTGGACTGATCTATCATTTGTCATCAATAAAACTGTTTTCAATCTCTccaaaataacaaataaatgtgATCATTTAAAAATACTTAGTAAGAGCCCAAGTACAAGTGAAAACAGTTCCACATTTACTTGTGATACCATTGTATTCACAACACTCATAAAGGTGAACTCAACACCAATGTTTATGATTTAACAAGAGACTCAATAATATATTATCCATAGCAAGTAAACCTAAAACAATTTCAGTATACCTAAAGTCAACACATTTTACATATTTGCCTCACATAATAAAAGTAGCCCTTACCAGCTGTCCGAGGTCCCATAATACAATTCAATTCACTTCAAAGGTTTGCCAGCCAAAGTGCCAAGTAACTTGGGAAGTTGCTGTCTACTATTTCTGATGCTGCAGTCAGCTATGGTGCTCCggtgtaaatgttaaatgttaaccCCCAGAAAGAGTAAACAGTCTAGGCtggctgggagggagagggaggagttgaGGGATGCCTTGTTGCCAGGCTATCCCAGGGTAGGAGATAAGAGCTGAGAAAGGCATTGGGATCACTAATGCTCTAATGGAGGTAGGGACAGACACAGTGGAGTTTTCCACTGGTCACTGTGGTCAGGCAAGATGGAGTGGAATGACTGGACATTCTCTGTTATACAtacgcacacataaacacacacatacacacacattctctgTCATGGTCAATGGATGAAAGACGTGGACAGCGGGAAGgttcaacaacatcaacaacaacaacatccacAATGACATATAGACAAACAAACTGCTGATAATGGCCTAGTGATAATGGAATTCTGTGAGATAAATCAAGAACATTCCTAGCTGTTGACAGCATGAGGTATTTGGTTCTACAAATGCAATATTCAACGTATTTACCCAATTATATAACAGGCATATATAATACCATTGGTCATTTGAAAACAAAGAAGCTACAGGAAATTTAAGAGCAGTAGCAAATAGAACATAATAGGATCAAACATACTTGTTTCTAGAAACAAAAGTGTCCATGTGTTTGCTGGGTGTCATTGAGGTCAATGAACCtgttcaacactttttaaaaCAATATGATACAGTCATCCTGCTGTATAGTTTACTATCACTGTCCTAGATTATGTGAACTATATCCAAGAGAAAGTTTATTGTATAATTCAATGACAAACCAAGATGATCATTGACCACACACCAACACTGAGTGCACCATAATCCGTAGTATAACATTAATGACCTCTATTCTGTGGTTCCTTTGCCTGGTTACCTGGCCAGAGAGCAATATGCAATAGCAATGTCTCTTTCCTCTCACATTGCTTAAAGGTAGAGAcatacttcaaatcaaatcaaatgttatttgtcacatgcgccgaatacaacaggcttacttactagcccttaaccaacaatgcagttcatgaaatagagttaagaaaatatttactaaattaactaaagtaaaaaaaaaaaaataaaatcaaaaagtaacacaatataaTTACAtctcaataacgaggctatatactaaggtaccgagtcaatgtgcgtgggtacaggttaatctgtaaagtgactatgcatagataataaacagtgagtaacaatagtgtaaaaacaaagggggggttaTAATTTGATTAATTgcccgggtggccatttgattaattgttcagcagtcttatggcttgggggtagaagctgttaaggagcctttttgctcttagacttggtgctccggtaccgcttgccgtgcggtagcagagagatcagtctatgacttgggtgactggagtctttgacaattttttgagccttcctctgacacctcctagtatataggtcctggatgtcaggaagcttggccccagtgatgtactgggtcgtacgcactaccctctgtagcgccttacggtcagatgccgagcagttgccataccaggcggtgatgcaaccggtcaggacgctCTTGATCAGGCGTGGGCAACTCCaatcctcgggggcctgattggtgtcacactttttccccagccccagctaacacacctgactccaataatcaactaatcatgatcttcagttaaaaatgcaattagtttaaatcaggtgtgtttgctagggatgggggaaaaggctgacaccaatcaggcccccaaggactggaattgcccaggcctgcgcttgatggtgcagctgtagaactttttgaggatctggggacccataccaaatattttcagtctcctgaaggggaaaaggtgttgtcgtgccctcttcacaactgtcttggtgtgtttggaccatgatagtttgttggtgatgtggacaccaaggaacttgaaactctcaatcagctccacttcagccccgtcgatgttaatgggggcctgttcggccctcctttcctATAGaacacaatcagctcctttgttttgctcacattgagggagaggttgttgtcctggcaccccacTGTATAGAGGTGAGTCATGATCAATAGGCTGATAAAGTCTGATATGGATGACACACTGCCTCTGGTATTTAGAAAACATACAGCTCAATAACTTTATATAGGCCTTATCTTACATACAGATATacgatcttcatttgatcactatTCTGTTGcctcagcaggaaatgcaaacttgtaggctattcaaggtttaaaaaagcTTCTAAGGTTTAcgatttccactttaaaatttcagacttgatttgtcctaacgaaaaatgcatcaacccctacaaaaacctgtccatgaattataatccatataatgattcacatttcttgttgctgcaggattattttcctgctgtagcaaactagcACAAATTAAGCTCCTACATCTGTAGACTTAGGGCTCAATTCAATAAAACCCACATGTAACGCAAAGCTCTTTCCCATATGTCCCCAAATAAAATAACAGAATGTTCCTGGATATTATACTACTAATACTAACAGTTAGGCTCTGTTCAAAGATAGATGCCTCCGGATTTCCAGAAAAGGTAGTGTGAGAGTCACATAAGGCCACTGTTATATAAGTGCAGTAAGCTGTAAAGTATGTACTATGCTGTATGTGGACTAATGTCCTTCAAGACATGTCTCCGCATGTCAAGATGACCATAAAAGCCTGCACTGAACAGTGACAAAAATATAGAAGATAAGCTAAGTTTAGAGAATTTCAAGATGACAGTACAGTCAACATGATAGTATTACCACATGACTTACTGTTTATCAGCACATGTAATACATTTGAACCACAAATGTAGTTTAAATGTGTCCTTGCTTTGTATCATGTGTAACAGAGTCCACCCTTGCTATAGGCCTACATGATAGCAATGGCAGGCACACAGCGTCATTTCACAGTcctttttttaaccattgccaTTTAAAGTCAGTTGACAGATGGTTGAAGGAATGACACACTTTTCAAGAGACAAGGGTTAGTCAGCTGGATGTAGTGTTGCAGTGCAGGGCTTGAGCAAAAGTGTTAACAGTACCAGGGTCGGTGACCACTGTTACAATGCTTTTTGTATTAGCCCCATGTGGttcactt encodes:
- the LOC106569928 gene encoding DEP domain-containing mTOR-interacting protein isoform X2; protein product: MVSGVRDNSLSSGNSGYYNRGPTLTPTSPVLSNPKSVLKRQVSPEELQRPGGPYIKRTFTIVGDAVGWGFVVRGSRPCHIQAVDPSGPAAAVGVKVRQFVVSVNGLNVLSLDYKMVRNLILTGKRTVVMEIMEESDC
- the LOC106569928 gene encoding DEP domain-containing mTOR-interacting protein isoform X1, which gives rise to MGPRTAVTPSKERKMVSGVRDNSLSSGNSGYYNRGPTLTPTSPVLSNPKSVLKRQVSPEELQRPGGPYIKRTFTIVGDAVGWGFVVRGSRPCHIQAVDPSGPAAAVGVKVRQFVVSVNGLNVLSLDYKMVRNLILTGKRTVVMEIMEESDC